Proteins encoded together in one Penicillium digitatum chromosome 1, complete sequence window:
- a CDS encoding Fatty acid synthase alpha subunit FasA, with product MRPEVEQELAHTLLVELLAYQFASPVRWIETQDVILAEQRTERIVEIGPADTLGGMARRTLASKYEAYDAATSVQRQILCYNKDANEIYYDVEPVEEEPEAAAEPTSSAAPAAASAAPAAGAPPPPPSAGPAASVEDTPVTAVDILRTLVAQKLKKSIGDVPLSKAIKDLVGGKSTLQNEILGDLGKEFGSTPEKPEDVPLDELGASMQATFNGQLGKQSSSLIARMVSSKMPGGFNITSLRKYLETRWGLGPGRQDGVLLLALTMEPAARLGSETDAKAYLDGVTNKYATSAGVNLSAPVAGGDGGGGGGGMMMDPAAIDALTKDQRALFKQQLEIIARYLKMDLRGGEKAYVTSQETQKALQAQLDLWQAEHGDFYASGIEPSFDQLKARVYDSSWNWARQDALSMYYDIIFGRLQVVDREIVSQCIRIMNRSNPLLLDFMQYHIDNCPTERGETYQLAKELGQQLIENCREVLEVAPVYKDVAVPTGPQTTIDARGNISYKEIPRTSARKLEHYVKHMAEGGPISEYSNRTKVQNDLKSVYKLIRKQHRLSKSSQIQFDALYKDVVHALSMNESQIIPQENGHSKKGGRNAAKRTTATRPGKVETIPFLHLKKKTEHGWDYNKKLTGIYLNVMESAAKNGLSFQGKNVLMTGAGAGSIGAEVLQGLISGGAQVIVTTSRFSREVTEYYQAMYARYGARGSQLVVVPFNQGSKQDVEALVDYIYDTKKGLGWDLDFVVPFAAISENGREIDSIDSKSELAHRIMLTNLLRLLGSVKTQKQAHGFETRPAQVVLPLSPNHGTFGNDGLYSESKLALETLFNRWYSENWSHYLTICGAVIGWTRGTGLMSGNNMVAEGVEKLGVRTFSQQEMAFNLLGLMSPAIANLCQLDPVFADLNGGLQFIPDLKGLMTRLRTDIMETSDVRQAVIKETAIEHKIVNGEDSGVLYKKVVAEPRANIKFEFPNLPDWEEEVKPLNESLKGMVNLDKVVVVTGFSEVGPWGNSRTRWEMESKGKFSLEGCVEMAWIMGLIKHHNGPLKGQAYSGWVDAKTGEPVDDKDIKAKYEKHILEHTGIRLIEPELFKGYDPKKKQLLQEIVIQEDLEPFESSKETAEEFKREHGDKVEIFEIPESGEYTVRLRKGATMLIPKALQFDRLVAGQVPTGWDASRYGIPDDIIEQVDPVTLFVLVCTAEAMLSAGITDPYEFYKYVHLSEVGNCIGSGIGGTHALRGMYKDRFMDKPLQKDILQESFINTMSAWVNMLLLSSTGPIKTPVGACATAVESVDIGYETIVEGKARVCFVGGFDDFQEEGSYEFANMKATSNAEDEFAHGRTPQEMSRPTTTTRAGFMESQGCGMQLIMTAQLALDMGVPIHGIIALTTTATDKIGRSVPAPGQGVLTTARENPGKFPSPLLDIKYRRRQLDLRKKQINEWQEAELLYLQEEADAMKAQSDETFNEAEYMQERAQHIEREAIRQEKDAQYSLGNNFWKQDPRIAPLRGAMATWGLTVDDIDIASFHGTSTVANDKNESDVICQQMKHLGRTKGNAIMGIFQKYLTGHPKGAAGAWMFNGCLQVLDSGLVPGNRNADNVDKVMEKFDYIVYPSRSIQTDGVKAFSVTSFGFGQKGAQVIGIHPKYLYATLDQAQYQAYRTKVEARQKKAYRYFHNGLINNSIFVAKTKAPYEDALQSKIFLNPDYRVSVDKKTSELKYSATAPEAKESESTRQTLESLTKANATENSKVGVDVEHIDSVNIENETFVERNFTQNEQDYCRKAASPQSSFAGRWSAKEAVFKSLGVSSKGAGAALKDIEIGVDANGAPVVNLHGAAAAAAKQAGVKKVSVSISHSDSQAVAVAVSQF from the exons ATGCGTCCGGAAGTTGAACAAGAGCTTGCTCACACCTTGTTGGTGGAGCTGCTTGCCTACCAATTCGCCTCCCCCGTCCGATGGATCGAGACTCAAGATGTGATCCTCGCCGAACAACGCACCGAGCGCATTGTTGAAATTGGTCCCGCAGATACCCTTGGAGGAATGGCCCGGCGGACACTAGCCTCCAAGTATGAGGCCTATGATGCTGCCACTTCGGTCCAGCGCCAGATTCTTTGTTATAATAAGGATGCCAATGAGATCTACTATGATGTCGAGCCCGTGGAGGAAGAACCAGAGGCTGCTGCAGAGCCTACTTCCTCAGCTGCCCCTGCGGCAGCGTCAGCTGCTCCTGCAGCGGGTGCTCCTCCCCCACCCCCCAGTGCAGGCCCCGCTGCCTCAGTGGAAGACACCCCGGTTACAGCAGTCGACATCCTGCGGACACTGGTGGCTCAAAAGCTAAAGAAGAGCATTGGCGATGTGCCATTGTCAAAAGCCATTAAGGATCTTGTTGGAG GCAAGTCCACGTTACAAAATGAAATCCTGGGTGACCTGGGTAAGGAATTCGGCTCCACGCCCGAAAAGCCCGAAGATGTTCCCCTCGACGAGTTGGGTGCCTCGATGCAAGCCACATTCAACGGCCAACTTGGCAAGCAGTCTTCCTCCCTCATCGCCAGAATGGTCTCCTCCAAAATGCCCGGTGGCTTCAACATCACTTCTCTTAGAAAATACCTGGAGACTCGGTGGGGTCTGGGACCCGGTCGTCAAGATGGCGTGCTCCTGCTTGCTCTCACAATGGAGCCTGCTGCTCGTCTTGGATCGGAAACGGATGCGAAGGCCTATCTCGACGGCGTAACCAACAAGTATGCCACCAGCGCCGGAGTCAACCTTTCGGCTCCGGTTGCCGGTGGTGATGGCggcggtggcggcggtggtatGATGATGGACCCTGCAGCTATTGATGCCCTGACCAAGGATCAACGAGCGCTGTTCAAGCAGCAACTTGAGATCATTGCTCGCTACCTTAAGATGGACCTCCGTGGTGGTGAAAAGGCCTATGTGACATCTCAAGAGACCCAGAAAGCGCTGCAGGCTCAGCTGGACCTGTGGCAAGCAGAGCACGGTGACTTCTACGCTTCAGGAATTGAGCCATCATTCGATCAGCTGAAGGCCCGGGTCTACGACTCTTCATGGAACTGGGCTCGTCAAGATGCCTTGAGCATGTATTACGACATCATCTTTGGTCGCCTCCAGGTGGTGGACCGTGAAATTGTCAGTCAGTGTATCCGGATCATGAACCGCTCCAACCCTCTCCTCCTCGACTTTATGCAGTACCACATCGACAACTGCCCAACTGAACGCGGAGAAACATACCAGTTGGCCAAGGAACTCGGACAGCAGCTTATTGAGAACTGTCGCGAAGTTTTGGAAGTGGCTCCAGTGTACAAGGATGTCGCTGTGCCTACTGGCCCCCAAACCACTATTGATGCTCGTGGCAACATTAGCTACAAGGAAATTCCTCGCACCAGCGCTCGCAAGCTTGAGCATTACGTTAAGCACATGGCTGAGGGCGGCCCAATCTCCGAGTACAGCAACCGCACTAAAGTTCAGAACGACCTGAAGAGTGTTTACAAGCTCATTCGCAAGCAGCATCGTCTCTCCAAGTCCTCGCAGATCCAGTTTGATGCACTGTACAAGGACGTCGTTCACGCTCTCAGCATGAACGAGAGTCAAATCATCCCCCAGGAGAACGGCCACTCCAAGAAGGGTGGCCGTAATGCTGCGAAACGCACTACTGCCACCCGCCCTGGCAAAGTGGAGACCATCCCATTCCTGCacctgaagaagaagacagaaCACGGCTGGGACTACAACAAGAAGCTGACTGGTATCTATCTGAATGTGATGGAGTCAGCCGCCAAAAACGGTCTTAGCTTCCAGGGCAAGAACGTTCTGATGaccggtgccggtgccgGTTCTATCGGTGCGGAGGTCCTCCAAGGTCTGATCAGCGGTGGTGCTCAGGTCATTGTCACCACCAGTCGCTTTTCGCGCGAGGTAACCGAGTACTACCAGGCCATGTACGCTCGTTACGGTGCCCGTGGCTCCCAGCTTGTGGTCGTGCCGTTCAACCAAGGCAGCAAGCAGGATGTTGAGGCTTTGGTTGACTACATCTACGACACAAAGAAGGGTCTTGGATGGGACTTGGACTTTGTCGTTCCCTTTGCTGCCATCTCCGAGAATGGCCGCGAGATCGACTCTATCGATTCCAAGTCCGAGCTTGCTCACCGTATCATGTTGACCAACCTGCTCCGTCTTTTGGGTTCGGTCAAGACCCAAAAGCAAGCTCACGGCTTCGAGACTCGCCCAGCTCAAGTTGTCCTGCCTCTGTCGCCAAACCACGGCACCTTTGGTAACGATGGCTTGTACTCTGAATCTAAACTTGCTCTGGAGACTCTCTTCAACCGTTGGTACTCGGAGAATTGGAGCCACTACCTCACCATCTGTGGTGCTGTCATTGGCTGGACCCGTGGTACTGGCCTGATGAGTGGCAACAATATGGTCGCTGAAGGCGTTGAGAAGCTGGGCGTCCGTACATTCTCCCAGCAGGAGATGGCTTTCAACCTTCTCGGACTGATGTCTCCGGCCATCGCCAACCTTTGCCAGCTCGATCCAGTATTTGCTGATCTTAACGGTGGTTTGCAATTCATTCCTGACCTGAAGGGTCTGATGACTAGGCTTCGCACCGACATCATGGAGACCAGCGATGTCCGCCAGGCTGTCATCAAGGAGACTGCCATCGAGCACAAGATTGTCAACGGCGAAGACAGTGGTGTTCTTTACAAGAAGGTTGTTGCGGAGCCCCGCGCCAACATCAAATTTGAATTCCCCAACCTGCCCGACTGGGAGGAGGAAGTGAAGCCGCTTAATGAGTCCCTCAAGGGCATGGTCAACCTGGACAAGGTGGTCGTCGTCACTGGTTTCTCTGAAGTCGGTCCTTGGGGTAACTCCCGTACCCGGTGGGAGATGGAATCTAAAGGCAAGTTCTCACTGGAGGGCTGCGTTGAGATGGCATGGATCATGGGTCTGATTAAACACCACAACGGTCCCCTTAAGGGCCAGGCCTATTCTGGTTGGGTTGATGCCAAGACCGGTGAGCCCGTCGATGACAAGGACATCAAGGCCAAGTACGAGAAGCACATCTTGGAGCACACTGGTATCCGTCTCATCGAGCCTGAATTGTTCAAGGGATACGACCCTAAGAAGAAGCAGCTCCTTCAAGAAATTGTCATCCAAGAGGATCTCGAACCATTCGAGTCATCCAAGGAGACAGCGGAAGAGTTCAAGCGTGAGCATGGAGACAAGGTTGAGATCTTCGAAATCCCCGAGTCTGGAGAATACACCGTCCGTCTTCGCAAGGGCGCCACCATGCTCATCCCCAAGGCGCTGCAGTTCGATCGTCTTGTCGCCGGACAGGTGCCCACAGGCTGGGACGCCAGCCGCTATGGTATTCCCGATGATATCATTGAGCAGGTGGATCCTGTGACCCTCTTTGTTCTGGTCTGCACAGCCGAGGCTATGCTTTCCGCCGGTATCACCGACCCTTACGAGTTCTACAAGTATGTTCACCTGTCTGAGGTTGGTAATTGTATTGGATCGGGTATCGGTGGTACCCACGCTTTGCGCGGTATGTACAAGGATCGCTTTATGGATAAGCCGTTGCAAAAGGATATCTTGCAGGAGTCCTTTATCAACACCATGTCCGCTTGGGTCAACATGCTACTGTTGTCCTCTACTGGTCCTATTAAGACTCCCGTCGGTGCTTGTGCCACGGCTGTTGAGTCTGTGGATATCGGTTACGAGACTATTGTCGAGGGCAAGGCCCGTGTTTGTTTCGTTGGTGGTTTCGATGACTTCCAGGAGGAGGGTTCTTATGAATTCGCCAACATGAAGGCCACTAGCAACGCCGAAGATGAATTTGCCCACGGTCGTACTCCGCAAGAGATGTCACGAcccaccaccaccactcGCGCTGGTTTCATGGAGTCCCAAGGTTGCGGTATGCAGCTTATCATGACTGCACAGCTTGCGCTCGACATGGGTGTGCCCATCCACGGTATCATCGCTCTAACCACGACCGCCACCGACAAGATCGGACGGTCCGTTCCCGCTCCTGGCCAGGGTGTCCTGACTACCGCTCGCGAGAACCCCGGCAAGTTCCCGTCCCCTCTGTTGGACATTAAGTACCGTCGCCGTCAATTGGATCTCCGCAAGAAGCAGATCAACGAATGGCAAGAAGCAGAGCTGCTGTACCTCCAGGAGGAGGCTGATGCCATGAAGGCTCAGAGTGACGAGACCTTTAACGAGGCCGAGTATATGCAGGAGCGTGCTCAGCATATTGAGCGCGAAGCTATTCGCCAGGAGAAGGATGCTCAATACAGTCTGGGTAACAACTTCTGGAAGCAGGATCCTCGCATTGCTCCCCTCCGTGGTGCTATGGCTACTTGGGGTCTCACAGTCGATGACATTGACATCGCATCATTCCACGGTACTTCAACTGTCGCAAATGACAAGAACGAGTCCGATGTCATCTGCCAACAGATGAAGCATCTTGGACGCACCAAGGGTAATGCAATTATGGGTATCTTCCAGAAGTACCTCACTGGTCACCCTAAGGGTGCCGCCGGTGCCTGGATGTTCAACGGGTGTTTGCAGGTCTTGGACAGTGGTCTCGTGCCGGGTAACCGCAACGCCGACAACGTTGACAAGGTTATGGAAAAGTTCGACTACATCGTCTACCCCAGCCGCAGTATCCAAACCGACGGTGTCAAGGCGTTCTCCGTCACCTCCTTCGGTTTCGGTCAGAAGGGTGCGCAGGTTATTGGTATTCACCCCAAGTACCTGTACGCCACTCTTGACCAGGCTCAGTACCAAGCCTATAGGACCAAGGTCGAGGCTCGCCAGAAGAAGGCCTACCGTTATTTCCACAACGGCCTGATCAACAATAGCATCTTCGTTGCCAAGACCAAGGCTCCTTATGAAGACGCTCTGCAGAGCAAGATCTTCCTAAACCCCGACTACCGCGTGTCTGTCGACAAGAAGACCTCTGAGCTCAAGTACTCGGCCACTGCCCCCGAAGCCAAGGAGTCCGAGAGCACTCGTCAGACTCTCGAGTCCCTTACCAAGGCCAATGCCACCGAGAACTCAAAGGTCGGTGTTGACGTCGAACACATTGATTCCGTCAATATTGAGAACGAAACCTTCGTCGAGCGCAACTTCACTCAGAATGAACAGGACTACTGCCGCAAGGCTGCCTCCCCACAATCCTCGTTTGCAGGACGATGGAGTGCCAAAGAAGCTGTCTTCAAGTCTTTGGGTGTCAGCAGCAAGGGTGCCGGTGCTGCTCTGAAGGATATTGAGATCGGAGTTGATGCCAACGGCGCTCCGGTGGTCAAC CTTCATGGTGctgctgccgccgccgccaagcAGGCGGGTGTCAAGAAGGTCAGCGTTAGCATCAGCCACAGTGACTCGCAAGCTGTTGCTGTCGCGGTCTCGCAGTTTTAG